ACGATACGTTAATGGTAGTAGTCTGCAGATATACCAAGTATGCCCACTTCCTTGCTCTGTCTCACCCATTCACGGCTGCCACAATAGCCCAGGTTTTTCTGGATAACATTTACAAATTGCATGGAGCTCCATTGTCCATAGTTTCTGATAGAGATAAAGTTTTTACAAGTCTCTTTTGGAAGGAATTTTTCAAGGGCTTAGGCACCTCATTAACTTACAGCACTGCCTATCACCCtcaaacagatggccaaacagaaAGACTAAACCAGTGCGTAGAAGCATATTTGAGGTGCATGTGTCATCAACAACCTAAGCGTTGGAGTAAGTGGGTACCTATGGCAGAATGGTGGTATAATTCTTCCTATCATAGCGCCATCAGAATGACACCATTTGAGGCTTTATATGGATATTATCCTCCTGCTCTACCAGCTGTCCTACCAGCAGAATCTCCAGTACAAGCAGTAGCTGAGTTCTTCACTCAAAAGCAACACATACATGATCTGCTTAAGTCCAACTTGGAGCAGGCCAGGAATAGGATGAAACAACAAGCTGATAAGAGAAGAAGTGAGAGGGAATTCCAAGCAGGAGATTGGGTATACCTCAAATTGCAACCGTATAGACAAACCTCCTTGGCACTAAGAAAGAATTTAAAGTTGGCTGCCAAGTACTATGGGCCTTACCAGGTGTTGAAAAGAGTGGGAAAAGTAGCATACCAGCTTCAATTACCAGAAAACACTTCCATACACCCTGTATTCCATGTATCCTTACTCAAGAAAAAATTGGGAGATACCGTAGTACCTCAAACTCAATTACCTACAATGGTGGAGGAAGAAGTACTGGTGGCTCCCGCTGCTGTACTCAAGACCAGGACCCTTGAAAGAGATGGTCAATCTGTTAATCAGGACCTAATTCAATGGACCAATCTCACTGCCGAGGAAGCCACGTGGGAGGACAGGGCCTTCATCCAAGCTCAATTCCCTGAGTTTCAGCATCCTTGGGGACAAGCATGCCTTAATGGAGGGGGTATTGTTACGTATCAAAGGAAAAGGTATAAGAATAGGGCTGGGTTAGCAGTGTAATTGGAGGGAAAAGTTGTTAGAGATAGTTATAACTGCTGAAGTAGTTAGAGCAGTTATTTTGGGAGAGAAATCTTGTATAAAAAGGGCTGAAACTATGTACAGAAACATAATAGAATTCTTGAAGAGTCATTAAtaattctctccttctttctctctctctctcttcctctctctctctctctctctctctctcccccttaTCTCCCCTCTGTTTCTATTATTCTCTCTTTCTATTTCCTATTCTCACAATATTCCGAGTTAGGCTTCTACCTAACATATAATCTCCAACAAAAATCAATCAGAGTTTTGAAATGGCATGACAAatgtaaaaaaattcattaaactaATATAAAACTATAAATTTACTCCATTTATTACTTATtgcataaaacatgaaatacctaGGTGGAGATCGACTATAGCTCCTACTGCGGCTACGACGCCTATAACGACTTAACCGGTTCGTTTCTGCGAGTTTCTCTAGCCTCTGACGCTCCTGTTCTCGTTTTTTGGCTATCTCAGCAGCAGTATCCTTTTTAACTGCAGAAGAATAAAAGCTAAAGATAAAGGACTCAAAAATTGAGGGAATAAGCAGATTAACCAACTTATTCTTCCAACACAAACAAAAAATATTTCCTCAAAGCAATCCTTGGGCAAGCGAGAAGAAATGGTGGCAGAAAGCAAGAGCAGtggggaagagagagagagagagaaagagagagaaaaaattaGAGTGCCAATGAATAGTATAATGACAGAAGCGCTTATTTTAAGATCATACTTTGTTTGTTTAGCTGTTTGCTCATGATCCTTTTAAGTCTCCCCTGAGGAGTTTCTTTTTTCTCCCCTGGCTGCTGCTTCAAGGGACCCCCAGAACTACTTGCCTTGGTTAACTTTGCTAGTGCTGATGACGTGctgttgaaaaagaaaaaaagtatcATAACACATAACGATGTGGGTTCAAATTCTACCAAACAGTAATGTGTGCGAACATCATCAGTGTCTCTAGACATTATCCCATACCTTACTGCTGGTTTCACTGCTTTGGCGTTCTTTTCCTTATCAAGGGATACACCAGATGCAGGATCCACATGCAAAGCCTCAAGTATGCGACCAGAAGATTGCCTGCAGAGCAGCACAAGAGTTAAAAACCATTCCAACAGTCCCACACCACTTGGAAGTAACTATATTAACACCATTTCAGGGAAATATGAGCTCCAGAAAGGAAGCCTCCTTTCCTCTCCATCTTGGCACTTAACCCTAGGCCTGATCTATTTTAAACCACAAAAGTTTTCTTCAGGAAACAAAATGGATAAGCTGCAGCAGTGTAAAGACTGTCCAATCTATCTTTGCAATAATTAAAGGTCGAGTGCTCCGACCGGCTCAACATATCAGCTTGGGATGGAGGAGATGATGGTGGAGAATATCCTTCAAGCTTTGGTTCGTCCCCTTCACCAGAGCCCCCAAACTCAGTGATATATTCTATTTTAGGAGTCCTTGGCTTGCTACGATGAACTTCATCAGAATGCCCTCCTCGAGCATATCGCCTTGAATGTGACGGTGAGTATGAACGAGATCTTGATCTCGAcctagaaataaaagaaaatcagaCAACAAAAAATCTAGAAGAGATCTCATGATGTAGgggaaaagaaaacaaaaatggaCAAATGAACAGAAAGCATAAATGTCAGCAAAATGCTGAGCTACCTTCTGGAACGAGAATAAGCTTCATAAGTTGGACTTCTTCTAGGTTCCCTACAAAGACAAAATGATCTATCATAAACATAATAAGGTGCATTTATTTATCATTTCCTAGTTGCTTGAATGTTGGTTTAGAACAAAGTTGTCCTTCTACCGGTAGGGATCATGATGGAGCACTCGACTTCCCGTGATCCGAGCAGCTTCCCTCTCTCTTTCCCTTTCAATCTGAGAAGCTTTCCTCCTTTCTTTGCGACTCAGCTTCCTCTGAATATTTACAAGCAAGACAATGAAATCCTTGTACTATTACTAATGACAGCAACAAAGGGGAAATCCAAAAGACACTGTTGCGAGACTCACAATTGCAGGATCTCCTTTGATCATCTCCTTTTGCCTTTTCTCTTCCTCTTTTGCCCTTTTATCCATATAAACAAGCCACCCATACCGTTTCACCCCAAATTCTTTTGCTATCATATCCATTCCTTCATCATTGCTATCATCACTGTTAAAATCCTCATCATCctcatcatcttcatcatcttcttcattATCATCACCATCTGAAAATTGAGATTCCTCCTTTACATCACCATCATAAGAGAACCCCACTTGTGAATATGAACCCTTGCTTGAAGGAGCTTGTGTCAGCTGAGAAGTACtggatttttcattttaaagaagaaaggaaaaatGGAGAGAGTGAAAGATGAGACCATATGCAATCATCATTGCCAAACTAACAATACAAAAGTAAGACAAAGCTCAAAATCCTATAACATAAGACTCCAACAAGTTCCACATACTAGACAAGAAAACAATGAGAATTCACATTTCACATGGCGAAGCAAACTAAAAGCAGGCATGtcatataaaatttcatataaagATACATATATGTGGGTATGACACTTTGACACTTCCAACACAATGAAATAAATCTCAGTAAACATTTCAGAAAATAACAAGGTACAACAGCCGGACATGAACTTGCATTTGATACTTATTTCCAAGTCCATGGAACATACTAGGCAGCTATAGCACAGAATTTGTCTgacaattaaaatatctttatagtCAGCAATATGATTTTTTACGTTATTGATGGGACATGCCTCTGCAAATAAACAATTGGAGAGAAACAACTAAATTCTTATCCACATAGCCAACAGTTACAAATTTCACAAGAAAAATGCCATTTTCTCATCATAGCAATTGCTATTTGCTAAGATAAAAACAAATCCATCTAAGAGGTTTTAGCTTTTAACAACCTCCCTAAGCAACTGATAAATAGAATCAAAATTGTTTTCTTTGAGAAATTAAAAGGAGTCAGAATTACAACATGGCAGGTATGTCACGCTCACAACATAACTAGGCAAAAGTAATAAGTCTACACAACAGAAGTTGCAAATATATGCTATTATTAAAACACCATCTGCTTAAAGTTCAAACAATTTTCACAGAATCAGCAGCTGAACCATTCCAATTCCATTTACACAATCTCCGATTCCAAAACCAATTGAAAAGCCTGATTTCAGAACATTCATATATGCGCACACACAATGGCTGATTCTAAAGTAATGACATGAAAAGTGGATGCACATCTAAACTACCTGTGCAAAAATTAAATACAGATTTATTGAAATTgcaaatttatcaaaataatattacatCACAAAGATTGTTTCagttcttttttatattttttattacctgTAACATCAGCTaagaaaatgaaacaaaaaggaaattgtCTGCCAATTAAGCAAAATGGAAAAAGGGGGCTGAGACAAACCTGTCTGAAGCAAATGGAATAACAGCCTTAGCCTCCATCTCTTGGGTTACATGTTGCAAACCTTCTTCATCAGTAACTGTTCATTCCCAAATAAAAACTCTCTCCTTCAGTAACTTATACGTTACTCatacaaaaaaattatgatCTCATGACAACTCATTGAAATCCAAAGGTGAATAACCTTAGCTTTGGTTGGTTTTGTCATAAGTAAAAGACAATGAAGAAAACAAATTAGATATGAGAAGTAAACACATAATCAGCAAATTAAAAAGTACCGACATCCTCTACGTCGGTGCTTAATTAAATCCCGGTAACGCTCAAAATTAACAAACTCTTctagttcttcttcttcttcagattTTTCTGGGGCCCGAAAACGTCTGGACCCGGCCTCTCTGATAAAATCAAGCAGGGCACGACCATCAAATCTGTTTCAACAATGAAAGGTACATTCCTTAGCAACACTCATACTATGTAAGAAAACACGAGAGAATTTATTCAAGAGGATACAaagagcgagagagagagagagaaaaagagaaaaccTGTCAATTAGAACATCCTGTTTCCCGTTCCAGGGTATCCTGTCAATTTAAGGGTTCAGTCAAGTTCAAATGGGAGATAAATATTCTACAACATATAGGGGCAATGACAGCAAGAGTACATGAAACATCCAACTGAATTTCTAAATGaaaagttattttaaaaaaatacaattctAAGAACCAAAATCGATTTGCAAAGTGTAAAATTCAAGAAAAGAGTGTCAAAATAAAGCCGGAGCTAAACTCTAACTGAAGGCTAAAACAACAAATTGAGTTATCCAAAAAAAGGGCGCATAATTCATTGCAATAGCAATCCACCGGTAAATAAAATCGCATGCATAGAAACGAAAGGGAACATACAGGCCTTGCTGATCCTCGGTGGCTTGGTATAGACCATCATCGCGGTAGGTCCGGCATCTACTGCCGATGACCTGAATAGATTGTTgaggatcgcctctcctcttcGCCAAGTACACGGCTCGTCTCTGCGCTCTCTTTCGAGCAGCGTCCATCATGTCGTGGACCTTTCTCTCCGATCTTCTGGCTTCGTGCCACATCTTCTCTCACAATTTCTCCCTCAATGATGGAAACCCTAATCTTGCAGGTGATCGCAACAGGAAACTGCTTCTGTTGTGGTTTTTCCTCGTTTTGTTTTGAAGCTTAGATGCTCCGCTGCGAGCTCTTCAAGGGTCTATTTTGGATCTGGGCTATCCAAGTCTCATCCCGACGTCCATGGGGCCACCTTGCATTATTATAGACGGCCCAGATACGAATTGTCCGAATTTGTAGATTTCGCGGCAAAGCTTGTCCAGAAAACGACGACGTTCAAGCTTTTGAGAATATTTGCTTAGTCGACGCCGATTTTGATACGGTTCTTGCTAAGAATCATAATTAAAATCAGACTTTCAGTATTTTAATTCTTAGAAATTGATGTAACACAATAGTCGCTCAAAATAAGTTATGACgtaataagagtttaataaatCAATACGCGATCCCACGCATGGAAAGGAAAATTCAGATACCGTAGTACCCAGTTTTTCATCAAGACTCTCCCTTTCCTGAATAGGTCAAGTCTTTACATAAAGATACTGTTAGTAGACAGACTCCTGTTACGCGTGTAATCACGAGATTTCCGATCAATTAGCTGAAGGGATCTTTTATCAATTAGCCAGCACCAGCCGAATTTCTAGGAAATGCTATAATTAACTctatcttcttatagtataaaagctaaCGATCATAGAGGATAAAGTACGCAATTCTTATACAATTGCTCTtgaattctaagcaattccttacatttgcccttttttttagtttactgacttgagcgtcgaagtAGCTGTCATAGGCACCAACCagctcacattctctttcttgcagattgATCAGTCATAGCACAGCTTCATTTTGACCACATCATTTGATTTCATTGCCGAAAAatctattgaattctctttgttCATTTAGATTAAAATCGGTATTTTATTCCTTTTTCTATTCTCTAAAATGGCTGACAATACACGAGCTACTGCTaaggctgtaacgacccggaaaccggactgctaccggcgctaggatccagatcggcttaaggccgccgggacccg
This genomic interval from Manihot esculenta cultivar AM560-2 chromosome 12, M.esculenta_v8, whole genome shotgun sequence contains the following:
- the LOC110628161 gene encoding CLK4-associating serine/arginine rich protein yields the protein MWHEARRSERKVHDMMDAARKRAQRRAVYLAKRRGDPQQSIQVIGSRCRTYRDDGLYQATEDQQGLIPWNGKQDVLIDRFDGRALLDFIREAGSRRFRAPEKSEEEEELEEFVNFERYRDLIKHRRRGFTDEEGLQHVTQEMEAKAVIPFASDSTSQLTQAPSSKGSYSQVGFSYDGDVKEESQFSDGDDNEEDDEDDEDDEDFNSDDSNDEGMDMIAKEFGVKRYGWLVYMDKRAKEEEKRQKEMIKGDPAIRKLSRKERRKASQIEREREREAARITGSRVLHHDPYREPRRSPTYEAYSRSRRSRSRSRSYSPSHSRRYARGGHSDEVHRSKPRTPKIEYITEFGGSGEGDEPKLEGYSPPSSPPSQADMLSRQSSGRILEALHVDPASGVSLDKEKNAKAVKPAVSTSSALAKLTKASSSGGPLKQQPGEKKETPQGRLKRIMSKQLNKQIKKDTAAEIAKKREQERQRLEKLAETNRLSRYRRRSRSRSYSRSPPRRHRRSRSPSRSRSSRRYHSRSRSRSRSRSHSRSRSRSRSYSRSPRVRSRSRQS